The Rahnella aquatilis CIP 78.65 = ATCC 33071 genomic sequence GTGGCGGCATCTTCAAAGGCCATCGGCATATGCACGATGCGCGTCGGGATTTTCAGCTGGCTGACATCGTCCAGATTGTGTTCCAGCGTCAGTAAATGTTGCAGCAGCGCAGTCTGATGCAGTACGCGGCTGTCGTAGCGGATTTGCAGCGAGCGCACGCCCGGCGACAGTTCTTCTATCCCTTGCTGACCGGCGGCCCTGATGGCGTTCATCAGCAGGTAAATGCGCATACGCACCGCCAGATCCAGCACGTTATCGCCGTACTCAATCAGCACGTAGCCATCACCTGCCTGCCGGTATTCCACCGACGGTCGATCCGCCGTGGCCGGTAAAGCCGCAAGAACCGTGGCGGAAGCGGTGGTGTCCGGCAGCAGGGACGGCACCGGCAGCGCCATCGCATTGACCGGCATCAGCGAATCGAGCGTGCCTTGCTGCGCCCGTTCCAGCGCCTGCGCCTGTTCAAAACTGATCGGATGGAAGCGGATTTTATCGCCCGGTTTCACCTGCCCGACTTTCCACAGTTCGGCTTTGGCGATAGTCACCGGGCAGACGAAACCGCCGAGGCTTGGCCCGTCGCGGGTCAGGATCACCGGGAAGTCGCCGGTGAAATTAATCGCGCCGATGGCATATTCGCAGTCATGGACATTCGACGGATGCAGACCGGCTTCGCCACCGTCCTGCCGCGCCCATTGCGGTTTCGGGCCGACCAGCCGCACACCGAGGCGGTTGGAGTTGTAATGCACCTGCCATTCGGCGGCAAAGAAGGTGTCGATAGATTCTTTAGTGAAGAAATCCGGTGCGCCGTGCGGTCCGTAAAGCACGCCGATATTCCAGAGCTCACCGTAAGGCGGCACGATATTTTCCGCAGCCGCCTGCGGTAAACTGACTGGCGCAGGGGTGGTGCAGGCCGCGAGTTCCGGCTGCGAGACGGTCAGCATATCGGCGACGCGCAGCGTGCGGCCTGCGTGCCCGCCAAACTGCCCGAGCGCAAAGGTGGAACGGCTGCCGAGATACACCGGCACGTCGAAACCGTTACGCACGGCGAGACAGGTGCGGCAACCCTGCGTGGCGCGGCCAAGCGTCAGCGTCTGACCGGCTTTCACCTCCACCGGCTGCCAGTAAGACACGGGTTCGCCGTCAAGCGTTGCCGGGCAGCGTGCGCCGGTCAGTGCGATAACGGCGTCGCAATGAAAACGCAGCGTTGGCCCCTGTAACGTGAATTCCAGACCGGCGGCATCCGGATGATTACCGACAATGCGGTTGGCGAGACGGAAGGCAAAATCGTCCATCGGGCCGGAAGGTGGCACGCCGATATCCCAGTAGCCGAGACGCCCCGGATAATCCTGCACGCTGCTGTAGGTGCCGGGGGCGATCACTTCGATGGCGTGTGGCGCATAAACAAAACTGTCGAGCATGCGTGTCCACATTTCGCCGTCGCGGAACACCGGTGTGGCGACCACCTGTCGCAGATAATCAATGTTGGTAGCGATGCCGTGCAGGCGGGTAGCGGCCAGCGCAGCGGACATTTTCGCCAGCGCATCCTGACGATCGGTGCCATGGACAATCAGCTTGGCGATCATCGGGTCGTAAAACGCCGACACTTCGCTGCCGGTAGACACCCAGCCGTCAACGCGCACGTCGTCGGGGAAAAACACTTCGGTCAGCACGCCCGGACTCGGCTGGAAATTCTTCAGCGGATCTTCAGCGTAAATACGCACTTCCATTGATGCACCCTGCGGGGCTTTTGCCATGGCAGGCCAGTCCGCTGGCTCGTTTGCCGCGACGTTCAGCATGCATTCGATCAGATCCAGACCGGTGACCATTTCGGTGACCGGATGCTCAACCTGCAAACGGGTGTTTACTTCGAGAAAATAAAATTCATCGCGCGCGGCGTCATAGATAAATTCAACGGTACCGGCGCTGCGGTAGTTCACGGACTGACCGAGCTGCACGGCGGCGCGATGCAACGCCTCGCGGCTGGCCTGCGGCAGATTCGGCGCAGGCGTTTCCTCCACCACTTTCTGATTGCGGCGCTGCAAAGAACAGTCCCGCTCGCCGAGGGCCACTACGTGGCCTTTGCCGTCGCCAAAAATTTGCACTTCGACATGGCGGGCGCGATCGACAAAGCGTTCCAGAAACACACCGGCATCACGGAAAAACTGCTCGCCGAGACGTTTCACGCTGTCCCACGCGGCGCGCAATGCCTCTTCATCATCACAGCGCGTCAGGCCAATGCCCCCGCCGCCAGCGGTGCTTTTCAGCATGATCGGATAGCCAATTTCAGCGGCAGCTTTCACCGCGTCATCCATGCTGTCGAGCAAACCGGTGCCCGGCGTCATCGGCACATTGGCGGCTCCGGCTAATTCGCGGGCGCGGTGCTTGAGGCCAAACTCGCGGATTTGTCCGGCGGTCGGGCCGATAAACGCAATACCCGCCGCCTCACAGGCATCGGCGAACTCTGCGCTTTCGGATAAAAAGCCGTATCCCGGATAAATAGCCTGCGCGCCGGTTTCTTTCGCGGCGGCCAGGATTTTGTCGATCATCAGGTAGCTTTCGCTGGCCTTTTCGCCCCCCAGCGCGATGGCGATATCCGCCTGAGTGACGTGTGGCGCATTGCGGTCAGCATCGGAATACACGGCCACGCTGGTGATGCCCAGGCGTTTCAGCGTGCGGATCGCCCGGCAGGCGATTTCGCCACGGTTAGCAATTAAAACGGTGTTAAACATGTGCGCATCCTCAGCTTTTTACCGGTGAATTCAGGTTCTGGATATAACTTCTCCAGCCGCCAAACGCCGTGATATCCGTGGCCCCGCTGATCGCCCACGGCTCGCAGATAAAACCTTTCACCGTGCGGCCATCGGCCAGTTCGAGAGTGCCGATACCGAGCGGTGCCGGGATTTCAGCGACAAATTCACCCAGGCGCGCCAGCGGGATATCCCACAGTTCGACGACAATGGCGCTGCCGCCTTCTGCCCGCACCAGCCCCGGTTTTGGCGGTGTGGTATTGGCGAGGGCATAGAGTTTATAAGCCGCTGCAGTAGTGGTCTGTTCGACGCGCACCGCATGGCGGCGGGTGAGCTGGAAATTCAGCGGCATGCCGGTCAGATGAGCACCGACCACCGCCACGCGCACGCTGGCGGTACTGACCGGCGCGGCACTCATGAATTCTTCGGGTTTCATCGTCAGCCCGGTCGCACCGAGCGGCAGGCTCAGGCTGCGCTGCCACTGACGGCCAAAACTGGCCAGCGCATCGTCGTGCCACGCGGGGGCGATCAGCGTGATACCGGCGGGCAGGCCGTCAGCACGCAGGCCGGAAGGCAGCGCCAGCGCCGACAAATCCGCCAGATTGGTGAAGTTGGTGTAAATGCCGAACTGTGAGTTGTAAAGCACCGGCTCCCGCACCAGCTCTTCCTGCGTGCGGATGGTTGGCGACGTTGGCACCACCAGCGCGTCAAACCCTTCCAGTGCCAGATTGATTTTGCGTGCCAGTTCCGCCCGCAAATATTCGGCGCGCCAGGCATCGCAGGCGCTGTAGTTCAGACCATTGGCGACAATACCGCGCACCACGGGATCCATCGCCTCCGGGCTTTCCTCAAAAATTTCGCCGACAGCCACGGTGCGTTCCGCCACCCACGCGCCGTAATACAGTTGCTCGGCCAGTTCACGAAAAGGCGTAAAATCAATGGGTTCCAGCGTCACGCCGTGGTGGCGCATGCGATCCAGCGCCTCACTGAAAGCTGCCTGTGCCAGGTCGTCCCCACAAAATTCCAGACGGTCAGGCATGGCGATGCGCGGCTGTGCGGAAAAAGCCACCGGCGCGGTATGCGGGTTTTTACGGGAATAGGCATCGGCGGCATCATATCCGCCTGCGGCGTGGGCCACGGTTTGGGCATCGGCCACGGTCAGGGCAAAAATTGAGACGGCATCATTCAGGCGGCAGGCGGGCACCACGCCGGTATTCGACAGCCAGCCTTTGGTCGGTTTCAGCCCGACGATGTTGTTAAAGCCCGCCGGAACGCGCCCGGACCCGGCGGTGTCGGTGCCCAGCGAAAACGCCACCAGACCACGAGCCAGCACCGACGCAGAACCGGAGCTGGAACCGCCACTGACGTAATCAGGATTGAACGTATTACGCACGGCGCCGTACGGTGAGCGGGTGCCGACCAGACCGGTGGCAAACTGATCCAGATTGGTTTTACCGATCACCACCGCGCCTTTGGCTTTCAGATTGGCAATGACGGTGGCATCTGCTTGTGCTGTGTAAGCGAACGCCGGGCAGGCCGCCGTGGTCGGCCAGCCAGCAATATCCATATTGTCTTTGACGGCAAACGGCACGCCAAACAACGGCAGGGCGCTCAGGGAGCCTTCAGCCTGATCGCGCAGGGTTTCAAGACGGGTGATTTGTGCTTCAAGCTGCTCTGCCGTGGCGAGATAAATCCAGGCATTGTCTGTTTCACTCAGACTTCCCAACACCAGGGAAAGCGTACTGCGCAGACTGTCCGGCGCATTGCGGTAATGCTGCTGCCATTCCCGCAAGGTAAAACCGTGAAAGGGTGATGCGACTGTATCTGAAGCTGAGGCCATGTTTTGAATCCCATCTGGTATACAAGATTGAATTCATCTAAGCAAAGCCTGTGCCAAATCATTATCTATTGATATTGTTGGGTTTATATTTCGATGTATGACCGTGTTGACTATTTGTTGCACCATGGACGGAATGCAACTGAACAAAAATGGGGCGAGAATTTGCGCTTTGTGCAGCTACCGTTCAAGGTAATTGCATTATGATTATTTCCAATAATGCTCAGGAAGGGCATATCTTTTAAATGCTGTCTTTCTCCGAAACTGTCTTTAGGAAACCCCTATTTAATGCAACTTCGTCATCTCTCTGAACGCCTGAAAAAGCTGTTACTGGCGCTGGTTCTGGTGATTATCACGCTTTTGGCTGTGCGCACTTATGACGCCTTACAGGGGCCGCCGCTTGAGCCGTGGCATAAACTGGTGCCGGACGAGCTGAGTGTGGAACAACTGGATAAAAGCGACTGGTCCGCCTATTTACGCGCGGAGCAACAGGCGTTTGTTGAAGTGAAGCAGCAGGTGACGGACAAACTCGACAGGGAAGACCGCATTCCGCTGAACCGCTATTACGACCGTAGTCCGATTTATCCTGAACATTTTGCCCAGGACTGGAACCGCTCTTATGAGCTGATGCCCGACGGTAAACCAGCCGGTGCAGTGGTGCTGTTACACGGTCTGACCGATTCCCCTTACAGCCTGCGCCATATTGCGCAGGATTATCGTCGCCGTGGATTTGTGGTTGTCGGTATCCGCCTGCCTGGCCACGGCACCGTGCCCGGTGGCCTGACGCGGGTGGACTGGGAACAGTGGCTGGCGGCAACGCGGCTGGCGGTGCGTGAGGCGCGTCGTACCGCCGGGGCAGAGGTGCCGCTGCAACTGGTCGGTTTCTCCAACGGCGGGGCGCTGGCAATGAAATACACGCTGGATTCCCTTGATGATCCTGCACTGGCGCGGCCATCGCGCGTGGTGCTGATTTCACCGATGATCGGTGTGACGAGTTTTGCGCGCTTCGCCGGATATGCGGGCTGGCCGGCTATTTTCCCGGCCTTTGCCAAAACGGCCTGGCTGAACCTGATGCCGGAGTTTAACCCCTTTAAATACAATTCTTTTCCGGTGAAAGCCGCCCGTCAGTCCTATCTGCTCACCCATATTTTGCAGCAGCAGATCAGCAAGGATGCGCAATCCGGCAAGCTGGCGCAGTTACCGCCTTTGCTGGCGTTTCAGTCAGTTGTCGATTCCACCGTCAGTTCCCGTGCGGTGGTGACGGCGTTGTTTAATCAGCTTCCCGCCAACGGCAGCCAGTTGGTTCTGTTTGATATCAACCGCAGTGCCTATGTCGGCCCGCTGTTGCGTCCTTCCTCTGAAACTGCAGCAGAGCGCCTGTTACCTGCGCCACCGCGCACGTATCAGACGACGGTTGTCACCAATGCGTCGCCGGACGATGCCGCCGCTGTCGCGAAAACTACCGCAGCGGGGGAGAGTGCTGCGACGGTCAGCCCGCTGGGGCTGAATTATCCCCCGGAGTTCTATTCGTTATCGCATGTCTCGCTGCCTTTCCCGACTGACGATTCGCTGTACGGGCGCAATCCGCAAGGCCCGGCGCAATTTGGCATCAGGCTGGGAACACTGGCTGCCCGTGGGGAAAATGGCGCACTGGTGGTGAGTATGGATCAACTGATGCGGGTTTCATCTAACCCGTTTTATCCGTATATGTTGCAGAGAATTGAAGGCTTCTGAACCGGCTGATTGGGATAATGACAAAAAGTGCTTGCGATAATATAGCGCGCTATATATATTGACGGCATGAACATGACAACAGACACTGACTCAACACCAAACAGCATGCTGCATCTGGATCAACAGATGTGTTTCGCGCTCTACTCCGCGAATCTGGCGCTGCATAAGGTTTACCGCAAGCTGCTCGGGCAGCTCGAGCTCACTTATCCGCAATATCTGGTGATGCTGGTGCTGTGGCAGCGTGATGAAGTGACGGTGTCTGAAATCGGCGAAAAACTGTTTCTGGATTCTGCGACCTTAACGCCGCTGTTAAAACGTCTTGAAGCGGCAGGGTTGCTGGTGCGTCAGCGCGCCAAAGCAGACGAACGCCAGGTGATTATTTCCCTGACTGAGGCGGGCAAAACGTTACGCGAAAAAGCGCAGGGCATTCCTGAAGCCATTCTGTGTGCGACGGAATGTGATATCGGCGAAATCGTGGCGCTGAAACAGCAGCTCGAAGTATTACGGGCTAAACTTCAGGATAAAGCGTAAGTCTGGTTGTCTTAAACGTGTTAAACAGACGTGGCCGGAGGGACTTCTTTGGAGCGTCTGGTAGAACTTAGTAAGTAGTGTGCGATTAAATCGTTTAAAACACATAAGTATTTATCCACAATAAGGAACGAAATATGTCTATTGAAAAAGTTGTGTATCGTGCTCATGCATCCGCTACCGGTGGCCGTGATGGCCGTGCGACTTCTGATGACGGCGTTCTTGACGTCAAACTGGGCGTGCCAAAAGAAATGGGCGGCATGGGTGGCGGTACCAACCCTGAGCAACTGTTTGCCGCCGGTTATTCCGCCTGCTTCCTCGGCGCACTGAAAGCCGTGGCCGCGCAGGAAAAAATTAAGATCCCCGCTGACGCTAAAATTGAAGGCGCGGTAGGCATTGGTGCTATCCCGGGCGGCTATGGCATTGAAGTACAGCTTGATATTACCCTGCCGGGCTTTGAGCGCAGCGAAGCCGAAGCGCTGGTGGCTAAAGCACATCAGGTTTGCCCGTACTCCAACGCGACCCGCGGCAATATCGACGTCACGCTGAACGTTAAATAACGTTCTGATACACAACGCCTTCACCAGGGGAATGTTGTGATGTATAAAAGCAAAAAATCTCAGGAGGCTCCGGCCTCCTTTTTGCATTTCCAGCGCGTATCTGCAGACAAACAGAAAATATTCAGAAAGAAAATACCCCGTCGCTGCGCATGTGGAACAAGCCAGAAAGCTGCATAAAAACGCATTCTCAGCATAATCTGTGAACCAGTCCGCCATAAACATGTCACAATGATTCCAAATCTTTCAAAATACGTTAGGAAAGTCACTTTTCATGAATAGAGTGAAGACTCTATCGCAGCAAAATATCTCTTTATTGTTAGCGATTTACATTGGCATTTTCCTCAATGTCTCTGTGTTCCAGCGCCGCTTTGCTGCATTGGTCAATCATTTCACGTCGGCTGAACTGGTTCAGGCCGTCACCGAAGTCTGTGCCATCGTCTTATTTACCTTCTTTGTCCTGCGGCTGCTCTCGCTGGGAGGGCGACTGTTTTTCCGCATTATCGCCAGTTTGCTGGTGCTGATTTCCGTTGCCGCCAGTTATTACATGGTGATGTTCAATGTGGTGATCGGTTACGGCATTGTGGTATCGGTGATGACCACCGATATCGATCTGAGCAAAGAGATCATTGGGTATCACCTGTTTATCTGGATGGCACTGGTCAGCGCGATACCGCTGTTCCTCATCTGGAAAAATAATCTGCGCCTGACGTTGATCGAACAGATGAAAACGCCGGGGCAACGTGTGCTGCCTTTAGGGGTGCTGCTGGCGGCGGCATTGCTGGTCTGGTTGCCGTTGCGTACTCTGGATCACGCGCAGAGCGTGAATGAGAAGAAAACGAATGTGGATCTGCCGAGTTATGGCGGTGTGGTCGCGCACTCTTATCTGCCGTCTAACTGGCTGGCTGCGCTGGGTTTGTATGCCTATACGCAAGTGGATGAAAGTCAGGATGCCAGCCATTATTTTGATCCGGCGAAAGAATTCACCTATGTGCCGCCCGCCGATATTGATGACACCTATGTGGTGTTTATCATCGGTGAAACCACCCGCTGGGATCATCTGGGAATTTTGGGTTATGAGCGCGATACCACGCCGCGCCTGTCCAAAGAAAAGAACCTGGTCGCGTTTCGCGGCACATCCTGCGATACGGCAACCAAACTGTCACTGCGCTGTATGTTTGTGCGCGAAGGCGGTACGGTGGATAACCCGCAACGTACCCTGAAAGAGCAGAATATCTTTGCGGTGATGAAGTCGCTGGGCTTCACCTCTGAACTGTTCGCGATGCAAAGCGAGCTGTGGTTCTACAATAATGCAGATACCAATAATTTCTCCTTCCGTGAAATTATCGCTTCGGAAAAACGCAACGATGGCAAACCGGTTGATGACATGTTGCTGGTCAACGAGTTAGCGCAATCACTGAAAACGCATCCGAAAGGTAAGCATCTGGTGATCCTGCATACCAAAGGTTCGCATTATCTGTATTCCCAGCGTTATCCGCGCAGTTACGCCCGGTATACGCCGGAATGTAAAAGCAACACCTGCACCAAAGCGGAACTGATTAATGCCTTCGATAACAGTGTGTTATACACCGATACCTTTATTGACAATGTGATCGATCAGTTACGTGATAAGAAAGCGCTGGTGTTTTATGCCTCCGATCACGGTGAGTCTATCGATGAGAATTCGCATCTGCACGGTACACCGCGCGAGATGGCACCGCCGGAGCAGTTCCGTGTGCCGATGATGGTGTGGGCTTCCGACAGTTTCCTTGAACAACCGGATCACAAACTGGCGTTTGAGCAATTGCAGGCACAACAACGCGTGGGTGCTAAGAAACGTCATGTTGAGTTATTCGATTCAATTTTGGGTTGTCTGGGCTATACCTCGCCAGACGGTGGCATCAATCCGGCGAACAACTGGTGTGCTAAACCCCAGACAGAACAGAAGCTGTAGGTCATTTTGGCGGCGTATCGGATAATTTCTGGTCAGTCAGTTCGGATGTTTGAAAAAGCCATTGACGCTCTCAGGGGGTCGCAGTAAGATGCGCCCCATTCGGCGAGTAGCGCAGCTTGGTAGCGCAACTGGTTTGGGACCAGTGGGTCGGAGGTTCGAATCCTCTCTCGCCGACCATATTCGAAAAAGCCTGCTTTTTTAAAGCAGGTTTTTTTTCGTCTGTAGTAAAGAGGATGAGAACCTCCGAAGGAGGTTTGAGCTGAGCGAAGCGAGACCACGTTGCTTTAGCAACGGCCCGCAGGGCAAGCATCGAAGATGCGCATCATCCTCTCTCGCCGACCATATTCGAAAAAGCCTGCTTTTTTAAAGCAGGTTTTTTTTCGTCTGTAGTAAAGAGGATGAGAACCTCCGAAGGAGGTTTGAGCCGAGCGAAGCGAGACCACGTTGCTTTAGCAACGGCCCGCAGGGCAAGCATCGAAGATGCGCATCATCCTCTCTCGCCGACCATATTTGAAAAACCTGCTTTTTAAAGCAGGTTTTTTTTCGTCTGTAGTTTATGAGGATGTCCGGCTCAGGGCAATTTCTGTTCTGCGAGTTCATGGCTGCAACTTTCAACAAGTGCCTGCCAGTTGTCTGGCGGTTCACCGCTTTTCAACATCTTGCGAAACATCCGGTATGCGTCTGTTTTGCTTTCGTAAGCGCGTAATTCTTTATCATCATTCACCCAGGCGTAAATAATGATCCGGCTTTTCAGGTTGTAGCGGAAAAACAAACGGTACTGCTGGAAGAATTTTGCCCTGAACCAGTGTGAGAATTCCCCGCCTAACGTATCGCCCTGACGGAATTCAACACGCGCCGGATCCTGCGGGATAACGTCAAACATCAGCTTATTGATCGCAGCCAGCCGTTTGGTGGCGTTCTTACTTTTATAGCCCGCCGGATCTTTGCGGCGCAGTAAAACAACCTGATCAGTGAGTGCCTGTATTTGTTGCAGGATCAGAGGATGAGCGAGAAGGGTCCATCCGTTAATCTCCATGGCCTGATTATGCATAATCCTTTACTCGTCATCGTCAGAAAGCGGGCTCTCAAGATCGATAGCCATCCCGGCGGTCAGTACATTGATTTTTTCATGCAGGGATAATGTCACCGGCTGCATATTTTCCGGGTTGTTGAGCATATCTTTCGCCACAAAACCGAGAAAGGCACTGATAACAGGGTCTTCCGCTTCTTCGAGTTGCCTCGAAATAACCACCTGCCCGTCTGGCAAAATCTTGTACTGGATCCGATCATTTTCGGTGAGATTTAATGCCTTACGGATAGTGGCCGGAATGGTGGTCTGGAAACGGCGGGTGACTTTGGATTCGGCTTCGAATTTTATTCCCCATACTGCCGAGGCTGACATAGTGAGACTCCATAATGATGCTTATTTGAGCAATTTTGTCAGCGTAATGCATTTGCATTGCCAATGCAAATGCATTGCTCTTCACTTCATCATCTTCAAATCGCCTTTGCGGTGATTTTTATGATCCTGATAGAAATTCTCCTGCGAATCCAGGCTCAGAAGATACAGTTCAATTTTCTCTTCACGCCAGCAATAGCCCAGCAAAGCCTGCTGCTTTTCCAGTGGAAATTTATGCACCCTCAGGTAACTGAGATCGCCTTTCTTGAGTTCCCCGAGCCGTGGGTCATCCTGTATGCGTTCAATTTCATCTTCGACGATAACTTGCTGTGATAAAGGCAATCGTCCAAAAGCTTTGGTAAAGCGATGAGATTCAAATGTATCAATCCTTTGACCGCTCAGTCCTTCTGACATAGCGCGTTACCTTGTTGTTATCTGTCTCGCTTTTGGCCAATAACGTTTCCACAATAAACCGGTACGTCAGATCAGGGTTATCCTCGGCGATCCTGCCGATTTTTGCCCAGTGTTCGATCTGTTTGGGAATACTCCGGTGGGAGGCTTCCGCATGTATTTTTACATCACTCACAAAATCATCATCTAAGCGAATACTGGTTGCCATGGTTTACCTCTGGTCGTTTTTTATACCCGATAGCAGGGTGCGCCATAAAATTGCGTAATGCAACAAATTGTCGCGGACAACCATTCCGTTTTTTCTTCCCTGAGCCGCGAGAATAGGCGTTGCCTCACACGTAAGAAAGGGGCATTTTCGTCGGATTTTCATCCCTGAGAGGCATCACGTAAAAAAGCCCGGCACGGCGTTTTTCTTGCATTCAAGCCTGCGCACCGTCCCGCAAAGGCTCACCTAATAATGGGGCTAAAAACGCCAGATCTTCCTGTTCTTCCAGCCGGTTGAGCTGGCGGAAAAGGTCGCTGGCGTCGTGCATTGCCGCGCAGCAATCCGTGAATTTTCGCAACCTGTCGGCGTCACTGAACGGCTCGCGGTTGCTGCCTTTTGCCAGTTTGCGGCCTGCCTGTAACGTGCGGCCATCGCGCAGGGTAAGCGTGACTTCATGTGTCAGGCGATCGCCCGGCGGTGTTTCCGCTTCCTGCTCCGGGGTATAACAGCGCATGGAAATGCGGGCCAGACGCGCCGGTTCAGCGAGTTCTGCGACCCGCGCTGGCGTGAAATCACTGACCCCCAGCGAGCCGTGGCGCAGCCAGGTATCGACGCAGTATTGCATCGAGAAACGCGCCTGCATTTCATTGACCGGCTGCGGATACGCCAGATTACGCAGATTGGCGATGCCGACCAGCGTGTCCACCGTCAGCACGTCGTCATCGCTGAAATCATGCTGCGCACGCAGGTCGTCGAGTGCGTCGATAACCATGTGTGTCGAACCGCAGCACGGGTGACGTTTTGGCATCACGCCGGTGGTTTCAATGATATGAAGATGGGTGCCCAAAATGGCCGGAATATCCCAGCCCGGCGGTGTCAGGCCGCCAAACATCTCCAGAAAGCCTTGCGGTGCTTCAAGAATATCAATGCGTCCCTGCATCTGCTGGCGGGCGAAATTCGCCGCGTCCACCGCATTGCGGGCCGCCCATCCGGCGTGCAGCGGTTTGACCGGCGTGCCGAACTGCCCTTTGGTGCCGGAGGCAAAACTGACAGCATTGCTCAACGCGCGCGCGATACCGGCCTGATCCAGCCCCATCAGCCAGGCGACACCTGCCGCGCTGCCGATGCAGCCGACAGTCGAGGTGCCATGCCAGCCTGCGGTGTAATGTGATGGTGCGACGCCGGACCCGACAAACGCCTGCGCCTGTAAACCGATCAGATAGGCTTTCACCAGTTGTTCGCCACTGGCGCGGATGTCATCAGCGACTGCCAGTAATGCCGGTACCAGCACCGCAGACGCATGGCTCATGCCTGGCGCAAAATTGTCGTCGTAATCGATGGCGTGCGCAGCCGTACCGTTGACCAGCGCCGCGATGGCCGCCGGGGCACGTCCGCCGCCAGCTAACCGTGAACTGGCGTGCGGGGTGAAATACGTTTCGCTGGCGGCACGCACGGCACGACTGGAGAAATCATCCTGTCCGGCGTACAGGCAGGCCAGCGTATCGGTGATCGCCTCGCGGGCTTTGCGGCGGGCGGCGGGGCTGAAATCAGGCTGGCTGCAACACCAGCGGGCAATGGCTTCAATCACATTCATGATGTTTCCTTCAACGGCATCAGTGGCGGCTGGCAGCAAGAAATTGTTGGGTATACGGCTCGCGGGCCGCACCGCTGCGGATTTCGGCGGCGGTCAGTTCTTCCAGCAGTTTTCCCTGATGCATGATGGCGACGCGGTCGCA encodes the following:
- the eptB gene encoding kdo(2)-lipid A phosphoethanolamine 7''-transferase, which gives rise to MNRVKTLSQQNISLLLAIYIGIFLNVSVFQRRFAALVNHFTSAELVQAVTEVCAIVLFTFFVLRLLSLGGRLFFRIIASLLVLISVAASYYMVMFNVVIGYGIVVSVMTTDIDLSKEIIGYHLFIWMALVSAIPLFLIWKNNLRLTLIEQMKTPGQRVLPLGVLLAAALLVWLPLRTLDHAQSVNEKKTNVDLPSYGGVVAHSYLPSNWLAALGLYAYTQVDESQDASHYFDPAKEFTYVPPADIDDTYVVFIIGETTRWDHLGILGYERDTTPRLSKEKNLVAFRGTSCDTATKLSLRCMFVREGGTVDNPQRTLKEQNIFAVMKSLGFTSELFAMQSELWFYNNADTNNFSFREIIASEKRNDGKPVDDMLLVNELAQSLKTHPKGKHLVILHTKGSHYLYSQRYPRSYARYTPECKSNTCTKAELINAFDNSVLYTDTFIDNVIDQLRDKKALVFYASDHGESIDENSHLHGTPREMAPPEQFRVPMMVWASDSFLEQPDHKLAFEQLQAQQRVGAKKRHVELFDSILGCLGYTSPDGGINPANNWCAKPQTEQKL
- a CDS encoding type II toxin-antitoxin system YhaV family toxin, whose amino-acid sequence is MHNQAMEINGWTLLAHPLILQQIQALTDQVVLLRRKDPAGYKSKNATKRLAAINKLMFDVIPQDPARVEFRQGDTLGGEFSHWFRAKFFQQYRLFFRYNLKSRIIIYAWVNDDKELRAYESKTDAYRMFRKMLKSGEPPDNWQALVESCSHELAEQKLP
- a CDS encoding type II toxin-antitoxin system PrlF family antitoxin; protein product: MSASAVWGIKFEAESKVTRRFQTTIPATIRKALNLTENDRIQYKILPDGQVVISRQLEEAEDPVISAFLGFVAKDMLNNPENMQPVTLSLHEKINVLTAGMAIDLESPLSDDDE
- a CDS encoding type II toxin-antitoxin system RelE/ParE family toxin, which produces MSEGLSGQRIDTFESHRFTKAFGRLPLSQQVIVEDEIERIQDDPRLGELKKGDLSYLRVHKFPLEKQQALLGYCWREEKIELYLLSLDSQENFYQDHKNHRKGDLKMMK
- a CDS encoding ParD-like family protein; this translates as MATSIRLDDDFVSDVKIHAEASHRSIPKQIEHWAKIGRIAEDNPDLTYRFIVETLLAKSETDNNKVTRYVRRTERSKD
- a CDS encoding MmgE/PrpD family protein — encoded protein: MNVIEAIARWCCSQPDFSPAARRKAREAITDTLACLYAGQDDFSSRAVRAASETYFTPHASSRLAGGGRAPAAIAALVNGTAAHAIDYDDNFAPGMSHASAVLVPALLAVADDIRASGEQLVKAYLIGLQAQAFVGSGVAPSHYTAGWHGTSTVGCIGSAAGVAWLMGLDQAGIARALSNAVSFASGTKGQFGTPVKPLHAGWAARNAVDAANFARQQMQGRIDILEAPQGFLEMFGGLTPPGWDIPAILGTHLHIIETTGVMPKRHPCCGSTHMVIDALDDLRAQHDFSDDDVLTVDTLVGIANLRNLAYPQPVNEMQARFSMQYCVDTWLRHGSLGVSDFTPARVAELAEPARLARISMRCYTPEQEAETPPGDRLTHEVTLTLRDGRTLQAGRKLAKGSNREPFSDADRLRKFTDCCAAMHDASDLFRQLNRLEEQEDLAFLAPLLGEPLRDGAQA